One Acidobacteriota bacterium genomic window carries:
- the lnt gene encoding apolipoprotein N-acyltransferase, translating to MAGGVATVLAFAPSSWWPFAFLGPALVMWLWRDATPREAFRLGFLWAAGMFVPGTYWLYTAIHVFGLAPVWLALFLMLGLVALMASYYGLLGYATARWLRPATPVGMLLGVPCAWLLVDWTRGWLFSGFPWLQLGYSQSDTPLAALAPVAGVHGVTLVTLLVAAALVVMACMPGRARIAAAIVLVTAAGGSVVLDGRSYTRPAGAPFDVALLQGAIPQDLKWQDDNRAATLDLYRDMTRKALGARLIVWPEAALPVLAHEASDYLDAIWRDARAHGSDLILGLLRLDFATNRFYNGMVAFSDGTTWYYKRRLVPFGEFFPVPKFVRGWMRLMSLPYVDMSPGAERQAPLSAAGIHIAPTICYEDAYGSEQLATLGESELLVNVTNNAWFGDSTAPHQQLQMARFRAREAGRYLARATSNGITAIIAPDGRVVARAPQFVPEILRARVTPMTGVTPYARTGNWPVLVLAWCGLAIALTGRRRGGPARTAS from the coding sequence CTCGTCCTGGTGGCCATTCGCCTTCCTCGGGCCGGCGCTGGTCATGTGGCTGTGGCGGGACGCAACACCTCGCGAGGCGTTCCGGCTCGGTTTCCTCTGGGCAGCCGGCATGTTCGTGCCGGGCACCTACTGGCTGTACACGGCGATCCACGTCTTCGGCCTCGCACCGGTGTGGCTGGCCCTGTTCCTCATGCTCGGTCTCGTCGCGCTGATGGCCTCCTATTACGGGCTGCTGGGATACGCGACCGCGCGCTGGCTACGGCCGGCGACACCGGTGGGAATGCTCTTAGGCGTGCCCTGCGCCTGGCTGCTCGTCGACTGGACGCGTGGCTGGCTGTTCAGCGGCTTCCCGTGGCTGCAGCTCGGCTATTCGCAGAGCGACACGCCGCTCGCGGCGCTGGCGCCGGTTGCGGGCGTGCACGGTGTGACGCTCGTGACGCTGCTCGTGGCAGCAGCGCTCGTCGTGATGGCCTGCATGCCGGGTCGGGCGCGCATCGCCGCGGCGATCGTGCTCGTCACGGCGGCCGGCGGCAGCGTGGTGCTCGACGGTCGCAGCTATACGCGGCCTGCAGGCGCGCCCTTCGATGTCGCGCTGCTGCAGGGCGCGATCCCGCAGGACCTCAAGTGGCAGGACGACAACCGTGCCGCCACACTGGACCTCTACCGCGACATGACGCGCAAGGCCCTCGGCGCCAGGCTGATCGTGTGGCCCGAGGCGGCGCTGCCCGTGCTCGCCCACGAAGCGTCGGACTACCTGGACGCCATCTGGCGTGACGCCCGCGCGCACGGCTCGGACCTGATCCTCGGCCTGCTCCGCCTCGACTTCGCGACCAACCGCTTCTACAACGGCATGGTCGCGTTCTCGGACGGGACGACCTGGTACTACAAGCGTCGTCTCGTGCCGTTCGGCGAGTTCTTCCCGGTGCCGAAATTCGTGCGCGGGTGGATGCGGCTCATGAGCCTGCCTTATGTCGACATGTCGCCGGGTGCCGAGCGCCAGGCGCCCCTCTCTGCCGCGGGCATCCACATCGCACCGACCATCTGCTACGAGGATGCCTACGGATCGGAGCAGCTCGCGACACTGGGCGAGTCGGAGCTCCTGGTGAACGTGACGAACAATGCCTGGTTCGGCGATTCCACCGCGCCGCATCAGCAGCTCCAGATGGCGCGGTTCCGCGCCCGCGAAGCGGGTCGCTACCTCGCGCGCGCGACCTCGAACGGCATCACGGCCATCATCGCGCCGGATGGCCGGGTCGTCGCCCGCGCTCCGCAGTTCGTGCCCGAAATCCTGCGGGCGCGGGTGACGCCGATGACCGGTGTCACGCCCTACGCGCGCACGGGGAACTGGCCCGTGCTGGTCCTCGCGTGGTGCGGGCTCGCCATCGCGCTCACCGGGAGGCGCCGCGGCGGCCCGGCCCGGACGGCCTCCTGA